The following coding sequences lie in one Phragmites australis chromosome 8, lpPhrAust1.1, whole genome shotgun sequence genomic window:
- the LOC133926749 gene encoding mannan endo-1,4-beta-mannosidase 6-like has protein sequence MRRGTRLYGLLGLLLLLAVAYLNWLPGRGPSAGGGPGGFKLPVPWLQPRMSFAGRDGTHFVDADTGAPLYVNGWNSYWLLSARSPALAAEMLRRGRRMGLGVCRTWAFSDGGPGALQISPGRFNEAVFQMLDYVIYEARRNHIRLILCLVNNLDNFGGKTQYVRWAQAAGANVTNSKDSFFSHPTIRGYYKDYVKAILTRRNSYSGIRYSDEPAIFAWELMNEPRCVSNSSGPHLQAWIEEMAAYIKSLDTKHLVTVGIEGFYGPERADRLGVNPGDWAASLCSDFIQNSAVKHIDFASVHSYPDSWLPKASLEEKVKYLSNWVDSHLNDSEYVLRKPVLFSEVGYLQHAEANITVDGNALLKVVYDKIYNSAEKLQAGGGALIWQLMVEGTHMYNDDFSMVARDRPSTYKLIKEQSCRLQRLYGKEGDPGWQCLLPP, from the exons ATGCGGCGGGGGACGCGGCTCTACGGCCTCCTgggcctcctcctgctcctggCCGTCGCCTATCTCAACTGGCTCCCGGGTCGCGGGCCCTCAGCCGGGGGCGGCCCCGGCGGGTTCAAGCTTCCAGTGCCGTGGCTGCAGCCGCGGATGTCCTTCGCGGGCCGCGACGGCACCCACTTCGTCGACGCCGACACGGGCGCGCCGCTGTACGTCAACGGTTGGAACTCCTACTGGCTGCTCTCGGCGCGGTCACCCGCGCTCGCGGCAGAGATGCTGCGCCGCGGCCGGCGCATGGGTCTGGGGGTTTGCCGTACCTGGGCCTTCAGCGACGGCGGGCCAGGCGCGCTCCAGATCTCCCCCGGCCGATTCAACGAGGCCGTGTTCCAG ATGTTGGATTATGTGATATACGAGGCCCGGAGAAATCATATTAGGTTGATTCTTTGCCTTGTCAACAATCTTGATAACTTTGGAGGGAAGACTCAGTACGTTCGGTGGGCACAAGCAGCTGGAGCTAATGTGACGAATTCTAAAGATTCCTTTTTCTCTCATCCAACTATTAGAGGTTACTATAAGGATTATGTAAAG GCGATATTAACCAGAAGGAACTCTTACAGTGGAATCAGATACTCTGATGAGCCTGCTATATTTGCTTGGGAACTCATGAATGAGCCTAGGTGCGTGTCCAATTCATCTGGTCCTCATCTTCAG GCTTGGATAGAAGAAATGGCAGCATACATTAAGAGTTTGGACACAAAGCATCTTGTTACAGTTGGTATTGAAGGGTTTTATGGCCCCGAGAGAGCAGACAGACTGGGTGTTAATCCTGGAGACTGGGCAGCTTCACTCTGCTCGGACTTCATACAGAACTCAGCTGTCAAACACATTGATTTTGCCTCTGTTCATTCGTATCCTGATAGCTG GCTACCAAAGGCAAGCTTGGAAGAAAAAGTCAAATATCTTTCTAATTGGGTTGACTCACACTTGAATGACAGTGAATATGTCTTGAGAAAACCTGTCCTGTTTTCAGAAGTAGGATACCTCCAGCATGCAGAAGCAAACATTACAGTCGATGGTAATGCTCTTCTAAAAGTTGTTTATGATAAAATATACAATTCAGCGGAAAAGCTGCAGGCAGGTGGTGGTGCTCTTATTTGGCAGTTGATGGTTGAAGGGACACATATGTACAACGATGACTTCTCTATGGTGGCCCGTGATCGTCCCTCGACATATAAGTTGATAAAGGAGCAGTCATGCCGACTACAACGATTATATGGAAAAGAGGGAGACCCTGGGTGGCAATGTTTACTACCACCCTAG